GTGATTACCAATGCCTATGGCAACGTCTCTACCTCGCTGTTCAGCTCACGATTCCAGAAAAATGTGGAAGAAATGCTGGTCAGCCCCATGCACGACAGCCTGTTGCTGCTCGGCTATGTCTTGGGCGGTATTTTAAGAGGGATGATCGTGGCGCTGCTTGTCTACCTTGTTTCCTGTTTTTTTGTCCGGATAGAACTTTACAGTCTCAGCATGACTTGCCTCGTGGTTATCCTGGTGTCCGCTATTTTTTCACTGGCCGGTTTTACCAATGCCATGGTCGCCCGCAATTTCGATGATGTCATGATTATCCCGACCTTCGTTTTAACGCCGCTGACCTATCTGGGCGGCGTTTTTTATTCAACGAGCATGCTGCCCGGCATCTGGCAGACGATTTCTCACTTTAACCCCATTCTTTACATGGTTAATGCTCTGCGGCACGCCATGATCAATCAGGAAGAAATACCCATGACCGAAGCCCTGTTAATCATTCTGGCCCTGCTGGCATTCCTGACTGGACTCAACCTATACATGCTTAAAAAGGGGACTGGGCTACGGGATTAACCCGGGCGGGAAGAGCGGGCGCTTGACAGTTTTTCAATTCGCGCATGAGCAATTTGTTCATTGCCTTTTTGTTGCCTTGAAAATCGGATGTGCACCTCGCGCAAGTCATGCTCTCTATTAAAAAACAAACCAGTGTAGTTTTCTCTGGCAAAACCCTTCCCGCGATTTAAAGTAAATTCCAGGGTAATCGCTTTAAACGCCTCAATGATCCTGGTTTTAGCGGCCTGCACCAGACGCTCCTGGCTTTCGGGAGTAAACTGCCTGCTATACCAGGATTCACGCTCAGGCGTATCGAGAAGAACCCAGGCTTCAGGCGTCGGGTGATCCATGATTTTGCGCATGATGCGTTTTTGTAAAAACTGCATTTTGGCAATGATTTTATTCTGACAAAAATTGCGTTGCAGGAGCCCATCGCCGGTTCCATCATTCGATTTACGTTCAATCACAGTCAGGCGATGCCCGCGAAGCGCAATGCCATCAAATTCCTGTCTGGCCTTTGTTTCCGGGTCCATCACCGTAAAGGATTTATACAGGCTCAATGACAGCTTCTGGGTAAAATCCATGATCGTGTCCAACAGGCCTTCCGTGACATCCCTCCCGTCGATACCGCACAATCTGGCGATTTGTTCCTTTTGCTCCGCTTGGAGTTGCGCATTTCTCCCGCTGAAATTATCGTATTCGCCGCCCGCTGCGGTAAGCACGGCGGAGGTCAAGGTGCTTATTGTCTCTTCCTCATCGGAATCGTAATCCAAAAAAGTATCGACAAAAGCAACGCCGGACTCGGTACCCGTATCCGGATAGGTATAAACCAGAGGTCCTAC
This region of Legionella taurinensis genomic DNA includes:
- a CDS encoding ABC transporter permease, translated to MTINRQVVALYTLVRRELVRMFRIASQVFLPPVITTALYFLIFGTLIGNRIGPVGGVLYTTFIAPGLIMMSVITNAYGNVSTSLFSSRFQKNVEEMLVSPMHDSLLLLGYVLGGILRGMIVALLVYLVSCFFVRIELYSLSMTCLVVILVSAIFSLAGFTNAMVARNFDDVMIIPTFVLTPLTYLGGVFYSTSMLPGIWQTISHFNPILYMVNALRHAMINQEEIPMTEALLIILALLAFLTGLNLYMLKKGTGLRD